One Sceloporus undulatus isolate JIND9_A2432 ecotype Alabama unplaced genomic scaffold, SceUnd_v1.1 scaffold_3178, whole genome shotgun sequence DNA window includes the following coding sequences:
- the LOC121918026 gene encoding interleukin-21 receptor-like, which translates to MPLLLPLLLLFLQQTSPCEELTCFADYLQMLMCTWGWSLRPSRDTSYNLTAKWNCGAGGTCHLLPSTGNTTAAQFTCLAEQKLCFGENTFDVTATTSAGNGPPGVPKGCLKTFLFKENIKPQPPFNLTAHASPSGYNISWKNPYQHWRFHPLNGQLHYELRYRRRGHAWQDKNRKHLLQDTGTFWLLPREFEGPSTEYEVQVRARPRSPYKGAWSMWSSPASLTTLPKTSNHQGDEGGVSWWLVVLGLFPALLAFLSQRLWKKLDLFVPSPVPFFQPLYVGHKGDFK; encoded by the exons CCTCACCTTGTGAAGAGCTCACCTGCTTCGCTGACTACCTGCAGATGCTGATGTGCACCTGGGGATGGTCCCTCCGGCCCTCCAGGGACACCTCCTACAACCTCACAGCAAAGTG GAACTGTGGGGCAGGGGGCACCTGCCACCTCCTCCCCTCCACCGGCAACACCACTGCAGCACAATTTACCTGTTTAGCGGAACAGAAGCTGTGCTTCGGAGAAAACACCTTTGATGTGACAGCCACAACTTCGGCTGGGAATGGGCCCCCTGGAGTCCCCAAAGGATGcttgaaaacatttctgtttaaGGAGAACA ttaaACCACAGCCGCCCTTCAACCTGACGGCCCATGCCTCCCCCTCAGGCTACAACATTTCCTGGAAAAACCCCTACCAGCACTGGCGATTCCACCCCCTGAATGGCCAGCTGCACTATGAGCTGCGCTACCGGCGGAGGGGCCACGCCTGGCAG GACAAGAACAGGAAGCATCTCTTGCAGGACACAGGGACCTTTTGGCTCCTGCCCAGGGAATTTGAGGGGCCCTCCACAGAGTATGAGGTCCAGGTGCGAGCCCGGCCGAGGTCCCCCTACAAGGGTGCCTGGAGCATGTGGAGCTCTCCGGCCTCCCTCACGACTCTGCCCAAAA CTTCCAACCACCAAGGGGATGAAGGAGGGGTCTCCTGGTGGCTGGTGGTCCTTGGCCTCTTCCCTGCCCTGCTGGCCTTTCTGAGCCAGAG GTTGTGGAAGAAGCTGGACCTGTTTGTCCCCAGCCCAGTCCCTTTTTTCCAGCCCCTCTATGTGGGCCACAAAGGAGACTTCaag